A window of Flammeovirga kamogawensis genomic DNA:
CAATTGATGCTAACGGAGATTGAGAACTTTCAATTGCTGCTGCTAGACCTGGAGTAGACGTTAACGCACCAGTTAGTAAACCAACGGCAATCTTAAAGTCAATGTCAAAAATCCATCCGAGTAGGAATGTTACTATACCTCCAGATGCTACTGATAAAACAGCAAGTATTATCAATTTACTACCTTGCGATTTGAATGCTTCGAAGAACGAAGGACCAGCTTGCATACCAATAGTAAAAATGAATAATAATAAACCAATTTTTTGAATTATAGCAGGAATAGCAAAGTCATCGTAACCCAATGCATTCATTAGGTAACCATAAAACATAGCTACAAATATAACCGCAGATAATCCAAAGGAAACGCCTTTAACACTTACTTTACCAAGTAAAATACCAAAAGCTATAATTGCGAATAATGCTACATAATCTGTTTGTAGCAACTGTAGAAACATCTCCATAGAATGAAAGAATGTTATAAGTGTGAGATTAAAAATTTTACTATACAAAAGTGCAATAAATCTTTTAGTTAGATGCTATTAATGTTCTCTAAAATAAGGTGACTTTATTCATCCTTTTTCTGTGAATTATTGCTTTTATTTTATAAAGTGTTGATATAACAATATAAAATTCTTTGAAAATGGAATTTAATTAAAAAACCGATCTAATATTTATATATATTATGATCGGTTTCTGTTTTATTAAAATAGTTCTTTGTATACTAAATATAAAAAGATGATTTCTAGAGAATACACTATTCTATATTCTATCAAAGAAGTTGAAAATATCTAATGCTTTACCTTTGCTCTTATAAATAAGAATAGGTAAATTAATATCTGATGATAATAGTTTCTCTGCAGTACTACTTAAAACCATAGAAGCCATAAAAGTTCTACTTTTTGAACCTACTACAATAAGATCCGCACTTACCTTTTTAGCTGTTTTATAGATTGCATCAAATTTAGATTCATCTTCACCAATTAATATTGGTTCAGTTGTAATATCATGGTTAGAATTACCTGTTTGTGCAACAAAGTTATCTAATTTCTTTTCAGAGATTTCAGAAAGAATTTTTGCTACTTCATCGTAAGATTTACCTGTTGATGAATAACCTTGAGGTACTCTAAAACAATTGATAGCAATTACTTTAGAATCTTTCACAAGCTTTGCTAACTCTTCTGTCTGTTCTAGTGCTTCTTTAGATGAATCTGAGAAGTTAAGAGGTAACAAAATATTTGGTGTAGTTCTGTCTTCTGGTAGAAGTTCTGGAGCAAATAATACTGAACAAGGAGCAAAGCTTGCAACTTTACGAGCTACTGATCCTGTTCTTTCACCAGAACTGTTTTTTCCAATAATTACAATATCAACTTGCTTTCTTTTTGACATTTTAATGATTGTTTCGGCAGGGTCACCTTCTTCAATCATTAATTCGTAATTATAGCTATCAATATTTTTAATATACTTATGGATTAAGGTATCCATTGTTTTGCCAATAGACTCATCTAAGGGGCTCAACATATCAGGATATTTATCTGTAAGCTCTTGTGGTAAGTTTAAAGACTTTTGAACATGTATAAAGTATAATTTCTCTACTTTACCCATTGCGATATGAGTACTTGCATGTTCTAATAATTTTTTATCTTTTTCAGACCCATCAAGGGCTACAAGTGTTCTTCTAAAAAGTGACATGGTATTTAATTTTTATTTTTAACGTGTTCTATATTGGAACTAGGAAATTTGTTGAAATAAATAAAGCAATAATTTAATAATAATCTTACTTATAATAACTAGTTATTATTGCCTTACTATTTATACAATTAAAATTGATAAATATTATTTACTTTCCAATGATCATGGTCAGTAATTTTAGAGTTTACCATTTCTTAATTTTTGGCATTAAAAAAGGTCATTGATTTAATCAACGACCTTTTTAATAGTATTTATACAGCTTTTATTATTCTAATTTCCCTAAACGCATCATTGCTGCTGCGTAGTAATTTCCTAGAGGATATTTACGGATATATGTTTTATAACCTTCTACCGTATCTATCTCTTGTGCTTTTTTCCAATCATCTTCTTCTTTTGCTTGAGAATCATTTTTTAAAGCACTAATATTTTCTTTTGCTTCTTTCCAATACGACTTACTTGTTGTACTATTTAAGTAATTAAAGTAAGCACCTAATGTGTTTTCTTCACAAGTACTTTTCCACAGAGCTTCTTCTTCTGCATCTATAGAAGGTGCAGTTGCTGTTAGTTCTTCCTTTACTTCAGGAATTGGAGTTGTTTCCTCTGCTACTACTTCTTCTTCTGTAATTTCTGTAGTAACGTCCTTTTCAAGGTTAAATTCAGTTTCTGTTTGTACTATAGTTTCAACTTGTACTTCATGACCGTTTGTATAGTCAGTAGTACTTTCTTCTACTAAATCAGGTAATGTAGAAGGAGTTTCTTCTTCAACTACTGTTTCTTCTATTATAGTGTCTTCAACTACAGGAGTAGAATTATCCTCAAAAGTTATCGTTTCTCCTTCGTCAGCATTCTGAATCGTATTAATTCTAGAATAAGCATCTGCAAGATATTCGTTTTCTTCAGTACGGTTTAAGTACTCTTTGTAAGAATCTATAGTATTTAAACCACTAGCAATTCTCCAAAGATCACTTTCGTTCATACCATCAATAAAAACAAGAGCACTGTCTACAGCTGGAGTGTTAATTTCTTCTGCAGCAATAGGAGCAGGAGTTTCTTCAATAACGGGTTCAGGAGTAGTAACCTCTTCTATTACATTTACTACCTCTTCTTCTGCTACTACAGGTGTTTCTTCTGTAACAGAAGGAGTTTGAGTAATAACTTCAACAGGTTCTCCTTTGTCTAGTTTATTAATTCTAAAATAAGCTTCTGCAATTTGCTCGGCAGTTTTAGTAAAATTAATATAAGATAAGTAACCATCTTTAGTGTTCAGCTTTTCAGCTCTTAACCAAAGGTCATTTTCAGAAAGTTGCTCAAGGTCCTCTTCAGAAGTGCTAACATTATTTGTAGTTGATGTTGCTTCTTCTATTTCAGTGTCGAAAGTAGTTTGTACAATTTCGTCTTTAACATCAGATGTTACTTCTGTAAATTCTTGAGCAGACGATGTTATTTCTTGTGCTTCTTCTAAACTGAATGAATCTTCAGAGGTAATTATTTCTGATGGTGTTTCAAAAGAGATTTCACTCTCTTCTTCTTCCACTTCTCGTAAAGCTTCTTCTAAAACAGAGTCCATTTCAGAAACAACAGTCGAAGTTTCTTCTTTTTCGTCATCATCAAAATCAATTTCTTTATCGAGTTGCATTCGTTCCATATCAGTCCATAAAAGGTATTCTCCTTTTAGGCCTTTAGCTTCTTCAATCTTAGTAAGAACATCTTCAATAGGTTCCATTCTAAGATCCATAAGTAACGTAGGATCGATATCTATTTCTTCTTGCGGAATTTCTTTTCTTTCAACGACAACAGGAGCAGGAACAGCTTCTTCTTGTAATTTTTTAACTACTGTCTGTTTGTTGATTTGCTCAATTCTTTGTTTTGATTTCTCAACAAACTTTCCTTCAGGGAACATGTTTTGATAGAATTGATATCCTTCTACACTATTCCAAATTGCAGTTTTTTGCCAAATTGAAGTTTCTAACTCAAGAGTAACTTCTTCTTTAGCTTTTGGGAGTAATTCATTAGACAACTCAGTTTTTAACTTATCACGAAGTTGTTCTTCAATCTCAACTTCTTTTGTTTTTAACTGATCGTTTACTTTGTTAGAAAACTCACCTTCAAATTCTTTTCTAAGTTCATCACGCACTTCTGCACGTAATTTTTCTTCTCTTGAAAGGAATTTTTCACATTCTTCTTTTCTTCTAAGAACAACAGCGTCTTGTTTAAAATCAAGAGCTTTATTGTAATGTTCTTTTGCTTCAATAAAATTATTATCGAAGTAGGCTTTATCTCCTAAATCAATTAAAGAAGTAAATTTTAATTCACTATTACAGAAATCAACTTTATCTTGATACCCTTTATTAGATGTATCAAATTCTAATAATTGAGTGTAAGTATCTTTAGAAGATTCAAAATTCTTATTTGTGTACTGTTCTTCAGCAATCTTTTCTAAAGAATTTACAATGCCTTTGTGTGCAGTATCTTCTTTCAGAATTTCGTAAGCAGCTTGATATCTATTTCTAGCAGCTTCAAAATGTTGATTATTGTACATCTGCTCTGCTTGTTGTAGTGTTTCTACAAAAGCAGCCATATTATTAAATTCTTCGTCATGTTCAAATAACTCAATACCTTCTTTTAAGAATGGTAATGCTTCGGCGTAATTTTTATCATCAAAGCATTTCTTAATCGAAGCTCTAAGTTTTTGAGCAATAGAAAAACGTTTATTGAAACAGATAGGGGCATCTGGAACATCGTTACTTACAAAAGATACATGTTGTAAAGAAGCATCGTTAGAGAAGTTATTCTTTATGTCTGCAATTGTAAGTACTTCTTTTTCTTCTTCAATACCTGTTTGTAATAAAGAAGTTAAGCCAGAAGCAATGGTTTTTTGAGAATCTGATTGTCCAAGTTCTGAAACAATATATGTTTTTACAGGTCCGAAAGGAACTAGATCTTCTATTGTTTTGATACTTAGTTTGTCAAAATCGCCAAAAGTTGGTGCAGAACGATACTCTGCA
This region includes:
- a CDS encoding universal stress protein, with product MSLFRRTLVALDGSEKDKKLLEHASTHIAMGKVEKLYFIHVQKSLNLPQELTDKYPDMLSPLDESIGKTMDTLIHKYIKNIDSYNYELMIEEGDPAETIIKMSKRKQVDIVIIGKNSSGERTGSVARKVASFAPCSVLFAPELLPEDRTTPNILLPLNFSDSSKEALEQTEELAKLVKDSKVIAINCFRVPQGYSSTGKSYDEVAKILSEISEKKLDNFVAQTGNSNHDITTEPILIGEDESKFDAIYKTAKKVSADLIVVGSKSRTFMASMVLSSTAEKLLSSDINLPILIYKSKGKALDIFNFFDRI